One Vanessa cardui chromosome 23, ilVanCard2.1, whole genome shotgun sequence DNA segment encodes these proteins:
- the LOC124539704 gene encoding TGF-beta-activated kinase 1 and MAP3K7-binding protein 1-like encodes MIARPWTDDLPKCRNTCVASYFSPLDGNPSSNDDYFCFYCHTEDNSCLYGVFEPHNGLDAARFIMQRMAAEILFAPPSSSNTDEEIREKLRNAFVSVEKAYIENYDGMIAERTSLQYRLQILKGHTHTTQMSDNILFRLKEIDQHLSGGATVVIALVHNNKLYVANVGETRALLCRTDDNSVLRVVQLTVDHSLNNEDELLRLSQLGLDVNKLRNAQYLGNQTGTRCLGNYLVKGLYKAFPTISAASSEPVVAAPEIHGPIALDESCRFLVLVSAGVYKRIQEVRGNSEQTNKQLSQIIVENFRKQADFKRVSQSVLEEIEEEFLSYCLKNSLTPKPNTHVTLLIRNFNFLPPIPQNDAINTVQKQNASVRFNPIVQSKSNTFLNEMDSEPYSSGSNDFDKNDSNVDTNRSIESSSDIYPIRPYDKDRRIKGYVDFSCYYENVEKARKNGTLPSFIK; translated from the exons ATGATTGCGAGACCATGGACGGACGATTTACCGAAATGTCGGAATACTTGCGTAGCGTCCTATTTTTCCCCTTTAGACGGAAATCCAAGTTCAAATGAcgactatttttgtttttattgtcacACAGAAGATAATTC ATGTCTATATGGAGTGTTTGAGCCACACAATGGCTTGGATGCAGCGAGGTTTATCATGCAGCGAATGGCTGCTGAGATATTATTTGCTCCACCGTCGAGTAGTAACACTGATGAAGAAATTAGAGAAAAATTAAG gaATGCATTTGTGTCCGTTGAGAAGGCGTACATAGAGAACTATGATGGCATGATCGCTGAGCGAACCAGCTTACAATACCGGCTTCAGATATTAAAAGGGCACACTCATACAACAcag ATGTCAGATAACATACTTTTCCGTTTAAAAGAAATAGATCAACATCTTTCTGGAGGTGCAACTGTTGTTATAGCACTCGTACACAACAACAAGTTGTATGTTGCTAATGTTGGTGAGACCCGGGCGTTGTTATGCAGGACCGACGATAACTCAGTGCTGAGGGTTGTACAGTTGACCGTTGATCACAGTTTGAACAATGAGGATGAATTATTGAGGCTTTCGCAGCTGGGCTTAGATGTGAATAAACTAAGAAATG CACAATACCTAGGCAATCAGACTGGAACAAGATGCCTAGGTAACTACCTAGTGAAGGGGCTGTACAAAGCCTTCCCAACTATAAGTGCCGCTTCATCAGAACCAGTGGTAGCAGCTCCTGAGATACATGGACCCATTGCTTTGGACGAGTCTTGCAg ATTCCTCGTCCTAGTCAGTGCTGGTGTATACAAACGCATACAAGAAGTGCGAGGTAACAGCGAACAGACGAACAAACAATTATCCCAAATCATAGTAGAGAACTTCCGGAAACAAGCAGACTTCAAAAGAGTCAGTCAGTCCGTTCTAGAAGAAATCGAAGAAGAATTCTTATCTTACTGTTTAAAGAATAGCTTAACTCCAAAACCGAATACCCATGTTACTTTATTGATACGTAATTTCAATTTCCTCCCCCCCATCCCCCAAAATGACGCAATAAATACAGTTCAGAAACAAAACGCATCTGTCAGATTCAATCCGATCGTTCAATCTAAATCGAATACGTTTTTGAACGAAATGGATTCCGAACCGTACTCGTCTGGATCGAATGATTTCGATAAGAACGATTCGAATGTCGATACGAATCGATCAATCGAATCGTCATCCGATATATATCCAATTCGACCATACGATAAGGATAGACGAATTAAAGGTTATGTAGACTTTTCTTGTTATTATGAAAACGTTGAAAAGGCTAGGAAGAATGGGACATTGcctagttttattaaataa
- the LOC124539753 gene encoding transcription factor BTF3 homolog 4-like: protein MNTEKLKKLQSQVRIGGKGTPRRKKKVVHATAATDDKKLQSSLKKLSVNTIPGIEEVNMIKDDGTVIHFNNPKAQASLAANTFAITGHGENKQIAEMLPGILSQLGPEGLNQLKKIASSVAPPKPLDEDDEVPNLVGNFDEASKQEAKEVVTEDKEKEKEKEKEKEKKPETETKASDKKVD, encoded by the coding sequence ATGAACACCGAGAAACTCAAAAAATTGCAGTCACAAGTCCGCATAGGCGGCAAGGGAACTCCGAGGCGCAAGAAGAAGGTCGTCCATGCGACCGCCGCCACAGATGACAAGAAACTGCAATCATCTCTTAAGAAATTATCAGTAAACACTATCCCCGGCATCGAGGAAGTGAATATGATAAAGGATGACGGCACagtaatacattttaacaaCCCGAAAGCTCAGGCATCGCTTGCAGCGAACACTTTCGCTATCACCGGTCATGGAGAGAACAAGCAAATAGCTGAGATGCTCCCCGGTATTCTGAGTCAACTGGGACCTGAAGGGTTAAATCAGTTAAAGAAAATCGCGTCGAGTGTGGCGCCGCCGAAACCTCTCGACGAGGACGACGAAGTACCTAACCTCGTTGGTAATTTCGATGAAGCATCAAAGCAGGAAGCTAAGGAGGTAGTCACTGAGGATAAGGAAAAGGAAAAAGAAAAGGAGAAAGAGAAGGAAAAGAAACCAGAAACAGAAACCAAAGCCTCGGACAAAAAAGTTGATTAA